In Deltaproteobacteria bacterium, the DNA window AATTCAGAAAAAGTTATATCATCATTCCGGCTCCTGAATGCTTTTTTCTGAATTCTACTTCAGCGCTGCGATGATCTCGCGGCAGAAGGCGGGGAGATCATCCGGAGTACGCGAGGTGATCAGGTTGCCGTCCCGCACCACTTCCTGGTCCACATATTTGGCGCCGGCGTTGACTACGTCGTCTTTGATGGACGAAAAGCAGGTTGCCGTTTTGCCTTTTAAGACCCCGGCTGAAACGAGCACCCACCCGGCATGACAAATCGCCGCCACAACTTTCCCCTGATGAAAGCAATCCCGCACGAGTTTAAGCATGGCGGCGCTCCGGCGCATACGGTCC includes these proteins:
- a CDS encoding type 1 glutamine amidotransferase domain-containing protein, which gives rise to MELKGKRIAILIEDMYNEFEFWYPYYRMKEAGASVTVIGTGAKEYHSKIGVPAPGGTPAESVSAADFEAVIVPGGYAPDRMRRSAAMLKLVRDCFHQGKVVAAICHAGWVLVSAGVLKGKTATCFSSIKDDVVNAGAKYVDQEVVRDGNLITSRTPDDLPAFCREIIAALK